The Candidatus Schekmanbacteria bacterium RIFCSPLOWO2_02_FULL_38_14 genomic interval AAGAATTAAGGAAAATATTAAGCTCGCTATAATAAAAATAAATAACCTTTTCAACTCTTCTTAACCTCCATTTCTTTAAAAACCTCAAGCATAGCTATGAAGTCCTGGCAAGAAATAGGTTACTCCCAAATAGGTAAAAATGACGGATAAAAAGCCTATGATGGAAATAAAAGCAGCCCTTGCTTCCCTCCATCCCATAACAAATCTCAAATGGAGATAGGCAGCATATATAAACCATGTGATCAGAGACCAGGTCTCTTTTGGATCCCAGGCCCAGTAAGAACCCCAGGCCTGCTCAGCCCAGATAGCGCCTGAGAGGATTCCGAGGGATAAAAATGGAAACCCGAATACAACGGATTGATAGCTTATTTCATCGAGGGATAAAAGAATTGGATCCCTTTTTGGATTTTTAGATTTTGCTTTAAAAAAATATAAAAGGCTTGTAATAAAGGATAATGTAAAGGCAGCATATCCTAAAAAGCTCACAACTACATGGAAGATGAGCCAGTTGCTGCGAAGCGCAGGAATCAGAGGCTCAACCGACTTATCAAAAAAAGAGGAGTAGTTTAAAATGAGCAAAGCGGATATTGAAACAAAAAAATCCAAAAAATCAATTTTAAAAATTGCCTTGAAAATCAAATAGACAAAGACCACTGCCCAGGAAAAGAATACGAGGGATTCATAGATATTAGAAAAGGGTGGCCTTTGGGCCTCGCGCCATCTCTCTATGATGCTTAAGGTCTCAATAGCAAATCCTAAAGAAAGAATGGAAAAAGCTATCTTTTGGATAAAATCCTTTTTAAAAGCCCAGTGGATTCCATAGAGGATGCTTGATGCTAAATAGAACCCCATTGTTCCATTAAGAAGCCCTGTAGACATCCTTCCTCCCTTTTGAGTAAAATCTCGGATATAGATGAAAGCCTAATCCTAAAGTGAAAAGAAGAAATCCAGCATATATAAAAGGAACTGAAGGATCCTTGACGATCTTTAATATTGTCCATTGATAGGCAATAGGGTCATAATCATACTGGTAGAAGCTATATCCCATAAATTTTAGGGGGGCATTTACCTTGACAAGGCCTTCTGTGCTATCCTCTTTGCTAAAAATTCTTATGCTGCTTATAAGGTCTCTGATATCAGGCTCTCTTTTGTAGTAGGTCAAGATATTTTCATCTGCCTTGATATTAATATCAAGATAAGGATTATTGGAGAAAAGCCATCTTATATCCCTTTTGCCAAAAGGTTCTATGATAGCAAGCTTTAACGCAGGACCCTTTAATGCCTTTATCTCTCTTACCTCTATTGGAATGCTCGCATCTTTTGAAAAGTCAGGGGTTTCCTTTAAGATCAAAATCTTGTAAGGGGTCCCCTCTAACTTGAATTCCCTTTTACCATTTAAAACAAAATCCCATGTAATATTTTTTTCTAAGAGGGTTATCTTAAGACGGCTTTTGAAATTCTTGTATGTTTCCCTCGTAAAATCCTGCAAGATAATATTAAAATCTAAGGACCTTGGCTTATTATATCTATCATAGAAGATATTTGCCCTTTCTCCCTTCTTAAGTTTTACAAGCCCTTCCTCCCCAAACATAAGTCCAACAAGACCTCCAGCAGCAATCAATATAAGGCTTAAATGGAGGAGGATCGAGGGGATAGGTATAACCTTCCGTTTAATCCTTAGAGCAGTGCACAACAGAAGATTCTGGGAAAAAAGAAAAAGGAGAAAAATAAACCAGAAGGAGTGGTAGATGTCATTAATAGAGAGAAGACTTATTAATTTATAACCTATTCTTCCAAATCTCCCCTCATAATAGCCTTGGGGATGGTTTTGGACTATTACTGTTCCTAAAAAAGAGCTAATGCAAATGATGAGCATCAAAAATATCCCTGTCTTCATCGAAGAAAGGAAATTAAATATCGGATAAATTCTCACTATAAAACCTTTCTCAGTATGAAACAGTCCCCTTAAATTTATTTGAGCATCAGCTTCCATATTTTTAAAACCCTTCAATTGTTCTTTGCTCCCTGGTCTATCCAGTTCTTAATTTTCAGCTGATCCTCTATTGACAGATAGGGTCCGCCTTGGGGCATCCGCTCTCCTACTGGAGGCTTAGGCATGGATACTTTCTGATATATG includes:
- a CDS encoding c-type cytochrome biogenesis protein CcsB; translation: MSTGLLNGTMGFYLASSILYGIHWAFKKDFIQKIAFSILSLGFAIETLSIIERWREAQRPPFSNIYESLVFFSWAVVFVYLIFKAIFKIDFLDFFVSISALLILNYSSFFDKSVEPLIPALRSNWLIFHVVVSFLGYAAFTLSFITSLLYFFKAKSKNPKRDPILLSLDEISYQSVVFGFPFLSLGILSGAIWAEQAWGSYWAWDPKETWSLITWFIYAAYLHLRFVMGWREARAAFISIIGFLSVIFTYLGVTYFLPGLHSYA